The Niastella koreensis GR20-10 genome includes a window with the following:
- a CDS encoding AMP-binding protein, producing the protein MLLTIFDFLSYHTAVAPFKTAFILTGTGGQPDRHISYSTLGKEVSTLASSLAAEQLNGERVMLVYHDALAFIISFLACQQVGAIAVPAPPVYGNKQFARLQHIIVDAAPSAILCKEQTGRFLQQVGQKIIFTDTSDQSSINTLPTPHDISFIQYTSGSTNKPKGVVVTHTNLIHNQQLLKAAFNCTTASVIFSWLPFHHDMGLIGNILHTIFTGCTCVLMPAADFIQQPLRWLEGVSRYRATHSGGPNFAYDLCIEKIPAEKLNDIDLTRWKVAFNGSEPIRPATLRRFADHFAPAGFKEDSFYPCYGLAEATLLVTARRDTTSPVITHNNRHFISSGSIAAGIDMKIIAADTKAVCNDLEEGEICIAGESITSGYWQRDCTGLFHELDGTRFLRTGDTGFLHRGELFILGRSKEMLIVRGKNIFPNDIEQAIAGVNPAIDSNGVAVFAMDSIGEKIAVVIEIKRPAIKTLNTEAIIYAIEKLVAGRFGVTLHDIVLTSPFNIPRTTSGKLQRTRCPEWYSINRFNIIDSKEQLQKKAGIQPANGMLLPRNVRNYLLHLITSKTGSPIDAQIADDVELAELGIDSLQLVELVNAVNREFDLNIHPAMVMEHNTISMLAALLENMLWLKNEQNSDNEVII; encoded by the coding sequence ATGCTTCTAACGATATTTGATTTTTTATCATACCATACAGCGGTTGCCCCGTTTAAGACAGCCTTTATTTTAACAGGTACCGGTGGGCAGCCCGACAGGCATATTTCCTATTCAACTCTCGGGAAAGAAGTAAGCACGCTGGCCTCCTCATTGGCTGCGGAGCAACTCAATGGCGAAAGGGTTATGCTTGTTTATCACGATGCGCTGGCTTTTATCATCTCTTTTTTAGCCTGCCAGCAGGTGGGTGCTATTGCGGTACCAGCTCCCCCTGTTTATGGAAATAAGCAATTCGCCAGGTTACAACATATCATCGTTGATGCAGCCCCTTCGGCGATCTTATGTAAGGAACAAACCGGCCGGTTTTTGCAACAGGTGGGGCAGAAAATAATTTTTACCGACACATCGGATCAGTCATCAATAAATACGTTACCAACTCCACACGATATTTCGTTCATTCAATACACGTCAGGTTCTACCAACAAACCGAAAGGGGTCGTTGTCACCCATACGAACCTTATTCACAATCAACAACTGCTTAAAGCAGCCTTCAATTGTACTACCGCTTCGGTTATTTTTTCCTGGCTGCCCTTTCATCATGATATGGGTTTGATAGGGAATATACTTCATACCATTTTTACCGGTTGTACCTGCGTACTCATGCCTGCTGCAGATTTTATACAGCAGCCGTTGCGCTGGCTTGAAGGGGTATCAAGATACAGAGCAACACACAGCGGCGGGCCTAATTTTGCGTATGATCTGTGTATCGAAAAAATTCCCGCAGAAAAGTTGAATGACATCGACCTTACCCGCTGGAAAGTGGCCTTTAATGGCTCGGAACCCATCAGGCCCGCAACACTGCGCCGTTTTGCAGATCATTTTGCACCGGCAGGATTTAAAGAAGACAGCTTTTATCCATGTTATGGCCTTGCTGAAGCCACCTTGCTGGTAACAGCGCGCAGAGACACGACTTCGCCGGTTATTACACATAACAACAGGCATTTTATTAGTTCCGGGTCCATCGCTGCCGGTATTGACATGAAGATCATTGCGGCAGATACCAAAGCAGTATGTAACGACCTGGAAGAAGGAGAAATATGTATTGCGGGTGAAAGTATAACCAGCGGTTACTGGCAGCGGGATTGTACCGGGTTGTTTCATGAATTGGATGGAACACGTTTTCTCAGAACAGGCGATACCGGTTTTCTGCATCGGGGCGAATTATTTATTCTGGGAAGATCAAAAGAGATGCTGATAGTACGTGGTAAAAACATTTTTCCTAACGATATAGAACAGGCAATTGCGGGTGTTAATCCGGCTATCGACAGCAATGGAGTAGCCGTTTTTGCAATGGACAGCATAGGGGAGAAGATAGCGGTTGTTATTGAAATAAAAAGACCGGCTATCAAAACACTGAATACAGAGGCGATCATTTACGCAATTGAAAAACTGGTTGCAGGCCGGTTTGGGGTCACATTACATGACATTGTTTTAACGTCCCCATTCAATATTCCAAGAACGACCAGCGGAAAACTACAACGCACCCGGTGCCCCGAATGGTATAGCATTAACCGGTTTAATATAATAGACTCAAAAGAACAACTACAGAAAAAAGCAGGCATCCAACCCGCAAATGGGATGTTATTGCCGCGGAACGTCAGGAATTATTTGTTACACTTAATAACAAGCAAAACCGGTTCTCCCATCGATGCGCAGATAGCAGATGACGTTGAACTTGCCGAACTGGGCATCGATTCCCTGCAACTGGTTGAACTGGTAAATGCCGTGAACAGGGAATTTGATCTGAATATTCACCCCGCCATGGTGATGGAGCATAATACGATCTCCATGCTGGCCGCTTTATTAGAAAATATGCTGTGGTTGAAAAACGAGCAAAACTCCGATAACGAAGTCATAATATGA